GGAACTGGATGCTCGATATCCATCCGCTTTTGCCGCCGGCGAATCTGACCGCCGAGGCCGATGACGGCGCCGTGCTGCTCGATTGGGATGACAGCGCCGAAGCCTCCGTCATTGGATACAATGTGTACCGTTCGACAACTTCCGGCGGCGGTTATACGAAACTGAATGCTTCCCCGGTTTTGTCCTCCGATTACTTTGACGACAGCGTCCAGAACGGCATCCCGTATTACTATGTTGTGACAGCCGTCAGCAGCGGCGGGGAATCCGCCTTTTCAAACGAGGTGTCGGCTCTGCCCAATCCCCCCAACTCCGTCCTTGTTATTCAGGAAAATGAAGCCGGTTTCTGCGGGGTCGAAGGGGTAATTGAAAACGAACACGCCGGCTACACCGGCAGCGGTTATGCCAATACCGACAATGCCGTCGGCAAGGGCATTACCTACCGCATTCGCATTGCAGCCGGCGGCCTTTATACGTTTGTCTGGCGGTTTGCCAACGGCAGCACAGCCGCCCGTCCGGCCAATCTGCTCATCAACGGCACAGCCGCCGTATCCGGCATCGCCTTTCCGGTGACGGGGGCCTGGACAAGCTGGAGCACAACCGCAGCAGCTCAGGTCTCTTTGCCGGCGGGCACGTACACGGTGCGTCTGGAAGCGACGGCCTCCGGCGGCCTGGCGAACATCGACTCCATGACCGTTACCGGCCCCAACCTCCAGCCCGCTGCCTGCCCATAAAAACAGCATACCCTGCGCCGATCTGCGTCAGGAACCTCCTTGGCGGAAATGCCGCTGGTGCGAAAGCAGAGAAGGCCGTTCAAAAATTCTCCTTTTCTTTGCCGAAGCCCTTGTTTTTTCCCGGATTGCCGATAGAGTAAACGGCATCATCCACAGAAACGAAAGGGCCTGACTATGGCAAAGAAAATCAAACGAATCGCCGTCCTGACCGGCGGCGGCGACTGTCCCGGTCTGAACGCCGTCATCCGCGCCGTCACCAAAACCGCCATCAACAAGTATGGCCTGGAGGTGTACGGGGTCGAAGACGCCTATCTGGGGCTGATTGAAAACCGCATCCGTCCGCTCACTTTTGACGACGTGAGCAACATCCTCACGCTGGGCGGCACGATTCTGGGCTCCTCCAACAAAACCAATCCTTTCGCTTATCCGATGCCCATCGGCAAGACCGTCCGCAATCGCGACGTGTCCGATTTGTGCATCGCCAACCTCGAAAAGCACGGCATCGAGGCGATGATTTGCATCGGCGGAGACGGCACAATGGCCTCCGCCGCCGCCTTTGCCAAAAAGGGCCTGACAGTCATGGGCGTGCCGAAAACCATCGACAACGATGTGTACGGCACGGACCTGACGTTCGGCTTCAACACCGCCGTAACAACCGCCGCCGAGGCTATCGACAAGATTCACACAACCGCCAGTTCGCACCACCGCGTGATGATTGTCGAGGTGATGGGCCGCTATGCAGGCTGGATTGCCCTGCATGCCGGCGCCGCAGGCGGAGCTGATGTGATTCTGATTCCCGAAATTCCCTACGACCTGAACCGCGTGGCGGAAGTCGTCCTGGCCCGTTCGCGCAAAGGCCGCCGCTTCAGCATCATCTCCATCGCCGAAGGCGCCAAACCCAAAGGCGGAAAAATGGTCGTCTTCAAAAAGGAATCCGACAGCCCCGACCCGATTCGGCTGGGCGGCGTCTCGTACGTGCTGGCCGAGCAGCTGTCCAAAATGACGGGGCTGTCCTGCCGCGGCGTCAACCTCGGTCATCTTCAGCGCGGCGGCACCCCCACCCCCTTTGACCGCAACATGGGCACCCAGTTCGGCTATTACGCCCTCGAACTGCTGATGAAGGGGGTCCAAAACCACCTGGTCATCTGGAAAAACGGTTCGCTCGGCTCGATTCCCCTCAGCCGCGCGGCCGGCAAAATCAAAACCGTTCCGCTCAAAGACCCGCTGATTGCCGCCGCCAAAGCCGTCGGAACCAGTTTTGGTGTCTAAAGCAAACCAATATGGCTGCACCGAAAAAGAAACGGCGAATTCTTATCACAGCCGGCGGCACGCGGGAATACATTGACCCGGTCCGCTTTCTGTCTAACGCCGGCAGCGGACAGATGGGCTATGCCCTGGCCCGTGCGGCCCTGCGAGCCGGCCACCATGTAACCCTGATTTCGGCCCCGACGACTCTTAAGCCCCCGGCTCAGGCCGAACTCCTTCGCGTCGTCTCCTGCGAGGATATGTTCCGGGCCGTGAAAGATAAGTTTCCCAAAAGTGATTGCCTGATTATGACGGCGGCCGTGTCGGACTACACACCGGTCAAAAAAGAAAAAACCAAGATGAAAAAGGGCAAGAGAATCCTGACGCTCCGGCTCAAACCGACGCCCGATATCCTGGCCTGGGCGGGCCGGCACAAAAAAAAAGGACAGATTCTGGTCGGGTTCGCCCTCGAGGACAAAAATCTCAAACAAAACGCCGAGCAGAAACTTCTCAAGAAAAATCTTGATTTGATTGTTGCCAACAAACCGGACGCCATCGGCGCCGAGCAGTCCGCCGTCTTCCTGAAAACCCCGTCCGGTCCCTGGCTGGCCCTGCCTTATCAAAGCAAGCAGCGCACCGCCGGCTGCATCATTCGGACAATAGAAAAACTCTTTGCGGCCAATTAATCCGTAATGCCGAGGTCTTCCTTGGTCAGGATGCTTTCGAAGCGATAGCCCGCTTTTTCGATATTTTCACGTGCCCCCTGCTTGCGGTCAATCACACAGACAATCCGGTCCACCCGCGCGCCGGCCTCGGTGATAATTTTGGCCGCTTCGAGCACCTGCCCGCCGGTCGTGGCGATATCCTCCACCAGCAGCACAACATCGCCCGGTTCGAGCCGACCCTCAATCATCTTGCCTGTGCCGTAGTCCTTTTTGCTGTTGCGGATGATGACCCAGGGCCTGCCGCACTCCATCGCGGCCGCCGCCGCCAGCGCCACCCCGCCCAGCTCCGCTCCGGCAATCCGCGTTACCTCCGGCGACAGATGCCTGCAGAACTCTTTTCCCAGCGCCCGCAGGATATCCGGCTGGGTCTCGAACAGATACTTGTCCAGATAATACTTGCTGCGCTTGCCGCTGCGCAGAACAAAATCCCCCTCCAGATACGATGCATCCTTAATCCGCCTGGCCAGCTGATTTTTATCCATTTTTTTCTCTCAGTTTTGTTCCCGGACAATTTCCTGAATCTGCCGCTGCAGTTCCGGTATTTTGTTCACAACAACACCTCAAATGATTTTAAAATTGATTCCAAAATTCTCATGAGTCAGAATATCCCTCAAGCCGGCGATTTTTTGCCATTCTACCCGGCTGTGTGCCTGCCGAACTTCTTTGGGAATCTTTTTGGCTGCTTCTCCGATAATCTGAAGATTCCGCACAACCGCATCCACTACCAGTGAATTCTCACAAAAGGTCTGATATGTCATCCCTTCGGTATAACGGCAAATCTTGTCGGCAGCTTCGAGAATATCCTGCAAATAGATTTTATATTGCCTCGGCATAACGGGCGGCCTTCTTGACATCGGCAAATGCAGGCCGGAGATTTTCCTCTATCACCAAATCGACCCTTTTTCCAAAAAGCTCTTCAAGAAAAAATTTCAGTTCCATGTATTTATCAAAGGTCGGGTCCTCAAAAGAAACCAGAAAATCCAGATCGCTTTCCTCTCCGGCACATCCTTTCAAATAGGACCCGAACAAACCGATACGTGTCACCCCAAATCCGCGAATATGCTCCGCATGATTGTTTAAGGTGCTGACAACTTGTTCCGGTGTGAGTTTTCCCATAACGCTTATTATATCATTCAGCAAAATGTCCGCAACAAGAACCCTTGGCTGTTTTTGAAACTACACCTTCAGCTGAGCGGTATGCTTCAGCTGCCGGCGGTACCGGCGGCGGATAGGACTGACGACCCTGCTAAGGAATTCATCAACCTGCTGCGGAGCCCGACCGATGTACTCCCTCGGGTTGAGCACCCTGCGGAAATCCACTTTGGCAAAGGCCGGGTCGTTCCGGAGCCGCTCCAGCAGGTCGTTTTTCTTTCCGTGCTGCTTGACCTGTGCGGCCGCCGCATGCGAATGCACTCGAATCCGCTCGTGCAGCTCCTGCCGGTTGCCGCCGGCCTTCACGGCCGCCATCAGGATATTTTCCGTCGCCATAAACGGCAGTTCCGCCTCCACATGCGCCGCAATCACCCTCGGATAAACCACCAGTCCGGATGCGACGTTAATCAGAATCTCCAGAATCCCGTCCACGGCCAGAAAACTTTCCGCCAGCACAATCCGGCGGTTGGAGGAATCGTCCAGCGTCCGCTCCAGCCACTGAACCGAGGCGGTCATCGCCGGACTGGCGGCCAGCGACAGCACAAACCGCGCTAAGCCCGTTGCCCGCTCGCACCGCATCGGATTGCGCTTGTACGCCATCGCCGAAGAACCCACCTGCGAGCTCTCAAACGGCTCCTCAATCTCCTTCAGATTAGCCAGCAGGCGGATATCATTGCACATCTTGTGCGCCGACTGCGCAATCGAAGCCAGCACATCCACAATCATCTTGTCGAGCTTTCGCGGATAGGTCTGGCCGGTCACGGCACAGACCTTCGAAAACCCGAAGGCCCCGGCAACCATCTGCTCCAGACGGCGCACCTTGCTGTGGCTGCCGCCGAACAGCGCCAGAAACGACGCCTGTGTGCCGGTCGTGCCTTTAATGCCGCGAAACGGCAGCTCCTGTATCCGCCGCTCCAGTTCCTCCAAATCCATCGCAAAATCATACGCCCACAGCGCCGCCCGCTTGCCGACCGTCGTCAGCTGAGCGGGCTGAAAATGCGTAAACCCAAGCGTCGGAAGCGCCCGATGCTGCCGGGCGAAACGGCCCAGCCGGTCAATCAGACAGGCCAGCTTGCCCGCCAGAATCTCCATCCCGCGGCGCATCAGAATCAGGTCGGCATTGTCCGTAATGTCGCAGCTGGTCGCCCCCAAATGGAGAATCCCGGCGGCC
The window above is part of the Anaerohalosphaeraceae bacterium genome. Proteins encoded here:
- a CDS encoding ATP-dependent 6-phosphofructokinase, coding for MAKKIKRIAVLTGGGDCPGLNAVIRAVTKTAINKYGLEVYGVEDAYLGLIENRIRPLTFDDVSNILTLGGTILGSSNKTNPFAYPMPIGKTVRNRDVSDLCIANLEKHGIEAMICIGGDGTMASAAAFAKKGLTVMGVPKTIDNDVYGTDLTFGFNTAVTTAAEAIDKIHTTASSHHRVMIVEVMGRYAGWIALHAGAAGGADVILIPEIPYDLNRVAEVVLARSRKGRRFSIISIAEGAKPKGGKMVVFKKESDSPDPIRLGGVSYVLAEQLSKMTGLSCRGVNLGHLQRGGTPTPFDRNMGTQFGYYALELLMKGVQNHLVIWKNGSLGSIPLSRAAGKIKTVPLKDPLIAAAKAVGTSFGV
- a CDS encoding phosphopantothenoylcysteine decarboxylase, whose amino-acid sequence is MAAPKKKRRILITAGGTREYIDPVRFLSNAGSGQMGYALARAALRAGHHVTLISAPTTLKPPAQAELLRVVSCEDMFRAVKDKFPKSDCLIMTAAVSDYTPVKKEKTKMKKGKRILTLRLKPTPDILAWAGRHKKKGQILVGFALEDKNLKQNAEQKLLKKNLDLIVANKPDAIGAEQSAVFLKTPSGPWLALPYQSKQRTAGCIIRTIEKLFAAN
- the pyrE gene encoding orotate phosphoribosyltransferase, with the protein product MDKNQLARRIKDASYLEGDFVLRSGKRSKYYLDKYLFETQPDILRALGKEFCRHLSPEVTRIAGAELGGVALAAAAAMECGRPWVIIRNSKKDYGTGKMIEGRLEPGDVVLLVEDIATTGGQVLEAAKIITEAGARVDRIVCVIDRKQGARENIEKAGYRFESILTKEDLGITD
- a CDS encoding DUF86 domain-containing protein, which codes for MPRQYKIYLQDILEAADKICRYTEGMTYQTFCENSLVVDAVVRNLQIIGEAAKKIPKEVRQAHSRVEWQKIAGLRDILTHENFGINFKII
- a CDS encoding nucleotidyltransferase domain-containing protein — translated: MGKLTPEQVVSTLNNHAEHIRGFGVTRIGLFGSYLKGCAGEESDLDFLVSFEDPTFDKYMELKFFLEELFGKRVDLVIEENLRPAFADVKKAARYAEAI
- the purB gene encoding adenylosuccinate lyase, coding for MAKEMSVYTSPLVERNASREMAELFGPDSRFRTWRRLWLELARAQKKLGLKITEAQLRQMQQHLEDIDYKKAAAYEQKLRHDVMAHIHTFADAAPKAAGILHLGATSCDITDNADLILMRRGMEILAGKLACLIDRLGRFARQHRALPTLGFTHFQPAQLTTVGKRAALWAYDFAMDLEELERRIQELPFRGIKGTTGTQASFLALFGGSHSKVRRLEQMVAGAFGFSKVCAVTGQTYPRKLDKMIVDVLASIAQSAHKMCNDIRLLANLKEIEEPFESSQVGSSAMAYKRNPMRCERATGLARFVLSLAASPAMTASVQWLERTLDDSSNRRIVLAESFLAVDGILEILINVASGLVVYPRVIAAHVEAELPFMATENILMAAVKAGGNRQELHERIRVHSHAAAAQVKQHGKKNDLLERLRNDPAFAKVDFRRVLNPREYIGRAPQQVDEFLSRVVSPIRRRYRRQLKHTAQLKV